The following are encoded together in the Thermococcus sibiricus MM 739 genome:
- a CDS encoding indolepyruvate oxidoreductase subunit beta, protein MEFNLIITGVGGQGGLTLSRIIGNAAMKEGYNVRIGETLGMSQRYGSVLSYLRFGEEVYSPLIEEGEADLMLALEPAEALRNSRFLSGKSYAIVNAYPIHTATTLIGKEEYPAMEEIHKALVKICTVEIMNFQEEADKINPRTLGVLMLGYAHGRGLIPLKKESLVEGIKETLKSKLWEINIQALERGIQLAR, encoded by the coding sequence ATGGAATTTAATTTGATAATAACTGGTGTTGGAGGTCAGGGTGGACTCACGCTTTCAAGAATCATTGGCAATGCTGCAATGAAGGAAGGGTATAATGTTAGAATAGGGGAAACTCTTGGAATGAGTCAGAGATATGGTAGTGTACTTAGTTATCTGCGTTTTGGGGAGGAGGTTTATTCACCTTTAATTGAAGAGGGTGAGGCAGATCTAATGCTAGCTCTTGAGCCTGCAGAAGCTCTGAGGAATTCCCGTTTTTTAAGCGGAAAAAGTTATGCGATAGTTAATGCCTATCCAATCCATACGGCTACAACTCTAATAGGAAAAGAAGAATATCCTGCGATGGAAGAGATTCATAAAGCTCTGGTAAAGATATGTACTGTTGAAATTATGAATTTCCAGGAAGAAGCAGATAAGATCAATCCAAGAACCCTTGGAGTTCTTATGTTAGGCTATGCTCATGGCAGAGGTTTAATACCCTTAAAAAAGGAGAGTCTCGTTGAGGGAATCAAAGAGACGTTGAAATCAAAGTTATGGGAAATTAATATTCAAGCTTTGGAAAGAGGAATTCAACTTGCTAGGTAG
- a CDS encoding metal-dependent transcriptional regulator has protein sequence MEISKREEEYLEVIYLLQKNKGVIRVKDISKRLGIRPPSVVDALKKLSEKGFVEYEKYDRILLTKKGIEVAESTYQKHILIAKFFTEILGIPPDIAEEDACQFEHYVHEITAEKMKEFAQYIQDQCPYVLKQFLKEQKEKS, from the coding sequence TTGGAGATAAGTAAACGAGAAGAGGAGTATTTGGAGGTTATTTACCTCCTTCAAAAGAATAAGGGAGTAATTAGAGTTAAAGATATTTCGAAAAGACTGGGGATAAGGCCCCCTAGTGTTGTTGATGCTCTAAAAAAGCTCAGTGAAAAAGGATTTGTTGAATATGAGAAATATGATAGAATCTTGTTAACAAAAAAAGGTATTGAAGTAGCGGAGTCTACTTATCAAAAGCATATTCTTATAGCGAAATTTTTCACTGAAATACTTGGAATCCCTCCGGATATAGCTGAAGAGGATGCATGTCAGTTTGAGCATTATGTCCACGAGATAACGGCAGAAAAAATGAAGGAATTTGCTCAGTACATACAGGATCAATGCCCATATGTACTTAAACAATTTTTGAAAGAACAAAAAGAAAAAAGTTAG
- a CDS encoding NCS2 family permease, with amino-acid sequence MSWFERYFEFEKHRTDIRTEVLAGVTTFMTMAYILFVNPAILSDAMGKDAFSSLVAVTALASGISTIIMGLYAKKPFALAPGMGLNAYFAYNVVIGMGYDWRVALAAVFVEGILFIILSVTKIRSAIIHAIPLSQKYAVGAGIGLFLTFIGLNDVGFLTAVVNEAGVLQLTGLNASALVTKQGLLFLFGLFLAAILISLRIKGALLISILVTSILGWITGAAPWPSQIFSTPNISYTFLKLDLKGLLNVGAIGVVFAFFMVDFFDTLGTVTGLSAKAGFLTKEGKVPDAEKVLLTDAIGTSFGALLGTSTVTTYIESAAGIEEGGRTGMTALVTGLLFLAVGLFIAPLAQAIPAFATAPALVIVGYYMLSAIRGVDFDDASEAIPAFLVLMTIPYTYSIADGIGMGFISYTIIKLLSGRGKDIHPLMYVLALIFIGYFAYLGGVF; translated from the coding sequence ATGTCATGGTTCGAGAGGTATTTTGAGTTTGAAAAGCACAGAACAGATATAAGAACTGAAGTGCTTGCTGGAGTTACAACCTTCATGACAATGGCATATATTCTCTTTGTGAATCCAGCCATATTAAGTGATGCAATGGGTAAAGATGCTTTCAGCTCCCTTGTAGCAGTTACTGCACTAGCCTCAGGAATTTCCACCATAATAATGGGATTATACGCCAAAAAACCTTTTGCACTTGCTCCAGGAATGGGTCTTAACGCCTATTTTGCCTATAATGTTGTTATTGGGATGGGTTATGACTGGAGAGTTGCCTTAGCAGCAGTATTTGTTGAGGGAATACTATTCATAATACTCTCCGTGACCAAAATAAGAAGCGCAATAATCCATGCGATCCCTCTAAGCCAAAAATATGCAGTTGGAGCTGGAATAGGCCTTTTCTTAACATTCATAGGTCTCAACGATGTCGGTTTCCTAACAGCAGTTGTAAATGAGGCAGGGGTACTTCAGTTAACAGGGCTTAATGCATCTGCACTCGTCACTAAACAAGGACTTTTGTTCCTATTCGGACTATTCCTAGCTGCGATCCTCATAAGTCTTAGAATAAAAGGTGCTTTATTGATATCAATCTTAGTCACGAGCATTTTGGGGTGGATAACTGGAGCTGCTCCATGGCCAAGCCAAATCTTTTCGACACCTAATATAAGCTACACATTCTTGAAACTCGATCTTAAGGGCCTTCTCAATGTAGGAGCCATTGGAGTAGTCTTTGCATTCTTCATGGTAGACTTCTTTGACACCCTTGGAACAGTCACTGGATTGAGCGCAAAGGCCGGATTTTTAACAAAAGAAGGCAAGGTTCCTGATGCAGAGAAAGTTCTTTTAACTGATGCAATAGGTACAAGTTTTGGAGCGTTGCTTGGTACTTCGACAGTTACCACCTATATAGAAAGCGCAGCTGGTATAGAAGAAGGCGGGAGAACTGGAATGACAGCTCTCGTTACAGGTCTCTTATTCCTAGCAGTAGGGTTGTTCATAGCCCCCTTGGCTCAAGCAATTCCGGCATTTGCAACAGCCCCTGCCCTAGTTATAGTGGGGTACTATATGCTTAGTGCAATAAGAGGTGTGGACTTTGACGATGCAAGTGAGGCAATACCTGCATTTCTAGTGCTCATGACAATTCCCTATACATATTCAATAGCAGATGGAATAGGGATGGGTTTCATAAGCTACACAATAATAAAGCTCCTCAGTGGAAGAGGAAAAGATATACACCCGCTTATGTATGTACTCGCTCTGATCTTCATTGGTTACTTTGCCTATCTCGGAGGTGTCTTTTGA
- a CDS encoding NAD(P)-dependent malic enzyme: protein MINVKFREKIREFALEYHKNNLPGNGKIEIIPKVKVEDPYDLSLAYTPGVAEPCKAIANGESYENYTIIPNTVAVISDGSAVLGLGDVGILAGMPVLEGKCVLFKALAGVDAFPILIDTKDIDEIVNTVKLISKGFGGINLEDISAPRCFEIEEKLKKELDIPVFHDDQHGTAVVTLAGLINALKIVGKKFADIKVVIKGAGAAGIAIAKILHQRGIREILIVDRKGIIHEGREDLNPYKREVAKFNINGIEGELIDAINGADVFIGVSVGESVSKEVIRRMSDDAIVFALANPIPEIMPEKAKEAGARIIATGRSDYPNQINNVLGFPGIFRGALDVRAREITFNMNIAAAEAIANTISEDELFEDYIIPTPLHPEVYPKTARAVAEQAIKDGVARKKVSGEWVEEHIKKLRSFYWHYIAPINRKRRKFKKEVD from the coding sequence ATGATAAATGTGAAATTTAGAGAAAAGATCAGGGAATTTGCTCTTGAATATCATAAAAATAATCTTCCCGGAAACGGGAAAATAGAGATTATTCCGAAGGTGAAGGTAGAGGATCCTTATGACCTTAGTCTTGCATATACTCCCGGAGTCGCTGAACCATGCAAAGCCATTGCTAACGGAGAGAGCTATGAAAATTATACCATAATCCCAAACACAGTGGCAGTTATTTCTGATGGGTCTGCAGTTCTTGGTCTTGGTGATGTCGGAATTTTGGCAGGGATGCCAGTTTTAGAAGGGAAATGTGTTCTTTTTAAGGCATTAGCGGGAGTAGATGCTTTTCCAATACTAATTGATACTAAAGATATTGATGAGATTGTAAACACTGTGAAATTAATTTCAAAGGGATTTGGTGGGATAAACCTTGAAGATATATCTGCTCCAAGGTGTTTCGAAATTGAAGAAAAACTAAAGAAGGAATTGGATATCCCGGTTTTTCATGATGATCAACATGGGACTGCCGTTGTTACCCTCGCAGGCCTTATAAATGCATTAAAGATTGTTGGTAAGAAATTTGCAGATATAAAAGTGGTTATAAAAGGGGCAGGTGCAGCAGGGATTGCAATAGCCAAAATACTCCACCAGAGAGGGATTAGAGAAATATTAATAGTTGATAGAAAAGGGATAATACATGAGGGTAGAGAGGATCTGAATCCCTACAAAAGAGAGGTGGCTAAGTTTAACATAAATGGGATAGAAGGAGAATTAATTGATGCTATTAACGGGGCAGATGTTTTTATAGGTGTTAGTGTAGGAGAAAGCGTGAGTAAAGAGGTAATCAGAAGAATGAGTGATGATGCTATTGTTTTTGCTTTGGCAAATCCAATTCCAGAGATCATGCCTGAGAAAGCTAAGGAAGCTGGAGCGAGAATAATCGCTACTGGTAGAAGTGATTATCCAAATCAAATAAACAATGTTCTTGGATTTCCTGGGATATTTAGAGGGGCTTTAGATGTTAGGGCAAGAGAAATAACATTCAACATGAACATAGCAGCGGCCGAGGCAATAGCTAACACTATTTCAGAAGATGAGTTATTTGAGGACTACATAATCCCTACTCCCCTCCATCCGGAAGTTTATCCAAAAACGGCCAGAGCAGTTGCAGAACAAGCAATAAAAGATGGAGTAGCAAGAAAAAAAGTTAGTGGGGAATGGGTGGAAGAGCATATCAAAAAGTTGAGATCATTTTACTGGCATTATATAGCCCCAATAAATAGAAAAAGGAGGAAATTCAAAAAAGAAGTTGATTAA
- the dph5 gene encoding diphthine synthase — protein sequence MSIYFIGLGLYDEKDITLKGLEIAKNCDLVFAEFYTSLLAGTTIEKIEQQIGKPIKLLSREDVELNFEKIVLNNAKERDVAFLTAGDPMVATTHADLRIRAKQMGVRSYVIHAPSIYSAISITGLQIYKFGKSATVAYPEKNWFPTSHYEVIKENKERGLHTLLFLDIKAEQKKYMTANEAMNILLQVEEMKKEEIFTEDTLVVILARAGSLTPTLKAGYVREMIKEDFGKQPHILIVPGKLHIVEAEYLVEFANAPKEILKEV from the coding sequence ATGTCAATTTATTTCATCGGTCTAGGACTTTACGATGAGAAGGATATTACTCTAAAAGGTTTAGAGATTGCAAAGAACTGCGACTTAGTGTTTGCGGAGTTCTATACTTCACTCCTAGCAGGAACCACGATAGAAAAAATAGAACAGCAGATAGGAAAACCCATAAAGCTTCTAAGCAGGGAGGATGTAGAGTTGAACTTTGAAAAGATAGTTCTAAATAACGCCAAAGAAAGGGATGTGGCCTTTTTAACCGCAGGGGATCCCATGGTTGCCACAACTCATGCAGATCTTAGAATAAGAGCAAAACAGATGGGGGTAAGGAGTTATGTCATTCATGCTCCATCAATATACTCCGCTATCTCAATAACCGGCCTCCAGATTTATAAATTTGGTAAGAGTGCTACTGTCGCATATCCCGAGAAAAATTGGTTTCCAACAAGCCATTATGAGGTAATAAAAGAAAATAAAGAAAGGGGCCTCCATACACTTCTCTTCCTTGACATAAAGGCAGAACAGAAAAAATATATGACTGCCAATGAGGCCATGAATATTCTACTACAAGTTGAAGAAATGAAAAAAGAAGAGATTTTTACTGAGGATACATTAGTAGTCATTCTTGCCCGGGCAGGATCACTAACTCCAACACTTAAAGCAGGATATGTAAGAGAAATGATAAAAGAAGATTTTGGAAAGCAACCCCACATTTTGATAGTGCCTGGAAAGCTCCACATAGTGGAAGCAGAGTATTTAGTGGAATTCGCCAATGCTCCAAAGGAAATATTAAAAGAGGTTTAA
- a CDS encoding bis-aminopropyl spermidine synthase family protein, with product MRKIVERVKEKTSIPIYERKVENVLSAILASNDPWKIVDLSEEPLPLVVAIVEALHDTGYVEFKNGILLTQKGKELVEKYGIGKREDYTCKNCKGKTVEVDAFSDLLEQFREIVKERPEPKHEFDQAYVTPETTIARVALMHTRGDLKNKEVFVLGDDDLTSIALMLSSLPKRIAVLDIDDRLTNFIKKTAEELGYNNVEIFTFDLRKPLPEYAIRKFDTFITDPPETVEAIRAFVGRGIATLKGPGCAGYFGITRRESSVDKWHQIEKLLITEFNVAITDIIRNFNEYVNWGYVEETRAWKLLPIKTMPTYNWYTSYMFRIQTIEGSRGYEEEITVGQELYDDEESSTT from the coding sequence ATGAGGAAGATTGTGGAGAGAGTTAAAGAGAAGACTTCAATTCCAATTTATGAGAGAAAGGTCGAGAATGTATTAAGTGCCATTCTAGCGAGCAATGATCCATGGAAGATAGTTGATCTGAGTGAGGAGCCACTTCCCCTTGTAGTAGCAATTGTTGAGGCCCTTCATGATACAGGGTATGTGGAATTCAAAAATGGCATATTGCTTACTCAAAAAGGTAAAGAGCTTGTGGAAAAGTATGGAATCGGAAAGAGAGAAGATTACACCTGTAAAAATTGTAAAGGAAAGACTGTTGAAGTTGATGCATTTAGTGACCTTCTTGAGCAGTTCAGGGAAATCGTGAAGGAGAGACCTGAACCAAAGCACGAATTTGATCAGGCCTATGTGACCCCAGAGACAACAATCGCAAGAGTGGCTTTAATGCATACGAGAGGTGATTTGAAAAATAAAGAAGTCTTTGTTCTAGGGGATGATGATCTTACAAGCATTGCTCTAATGCTCTCCAGTCTTCCAAAGCGAATTGCTGTTCTTGATATTGATGATAGGCTCACAAACTTCATTAAAAAAACAGCAGAAGAGTTGGGTTATAATAATGTGGAAATATTCACTTTTGATCTTAGAAAGCCCTTACCTGAGTATGCTATTAGGAAATTCGATACCTTTATCACAGACCCTCCCGAGACAGTTGAGGCAATTAGGGCCTTCGTGGGAAGAGGCATAGCCACACTCAAAGGGCCTGGGTGCGCCGGTTACTTTGGAATCACGAGAAGGGAAAGCTCAGTTGATAAGTGGCACCAGATAGAGAAACTCCTTATAACTGAGTTCAATGTTGCTATCACAGATATAATAAGAAACTTCAATGAGTACGTCAACTGGGGATACGTTGAGGAAACAAGAGCCTGGAAGCTTTTACCGATAAAGACCATGCCCACGTACAACTGGTACACGAGCTACATGTTTAGAATTCAAACCATTGAAGGATCTAGGGGTTATGAAGAGGAAATTACTGTTGGCCAAGAACTTTATGACGACGAGGAAAGCTCAACAACTTGA
- a CDS encoding ferredoxin yields the protein MAQWKVRVDQDVCIGDAICASLCPDVFEMNDEGKSQVIVEIIGEDLIDCAREAAEACPVSCIYIEEA from the coding sequence ATGGCTCAGTGGAAGGTTAGGGTTGATCAAGACGTTTGTATAGGAGATGCTATCTGTGCAAGCCTCTGCCCGGATGTCTTCGAGATGAATGATGAGGGAAAAAGCCAAGTAATAGTTGAAATTATCGGAGAAGATCTAATTGATTGCGCCAGAGAGGCCGCTGAAGCCTGTCCTGTGAGCTGTATATACATTGAAGAGGCTTGA
- a CDS encoding ferredoxin, whose protein sequence is MKVSVDKDTCIGCGVCASICPDVFEMDDEGKAQALVTETDLECAKEAAESCPTGSITVE, encoded by the coding sequence ATGAAGGTTAGTGTTGATAAGGACACATGCATTGGATGTGGAGTATGCGCAAGCATCTGCCCAGATGTTTTTGAGATGGACGACGAGGGAAAAGCCCAAGCACTAGTAACTGAGACCGACCTCGAGTGTGCAAAAGAGGCAGCAGAGAGCTGCCCAACCGGGTCAATCACAGTCGAGTGA
- a CDS encoding nicotinate phosphoribosyltransferase — protein sequence MKDFYIAHEDEIKSGKTTDVYFIRTKKILEEKGIHKKVFADISTTSLPKGWNWGVLAGVEEVAKLLEGHPVNVYSMPEGTIFHPFESVMQIEGYYKEFGIFETALLGMLSQASGIATAALRTKIAAKFKPVYSFGIRHMHPAIAPMIDRSAFIGGCDGVSGVLGAEMIGEKAVGTMPHALILTVGDQVKAWKYFDEIMPPEVPRTALVDTLCDEKFEAVMAAETLGERLNAVRLDTPSSRRGNFKRIVEEVRWELDLRGYEHVKIFLSGGLDEESLKELADVADAFGVGGSIASAKPVDFSLDIVEVEGKPLTKRGKLSGRKQVYRCENGHYHRVPAEKKLEKCPVCGAKVEPLLKPLIENGEIVAELPKAKEIREYVLEQAKKFGLTLD from the coding sequence ATGAAAGATTTTTACATAGCACATGAAGATGAGATAAAAAGCGGTAAAACTACTGATGTTTATTTTATCAGGACTAAAAAGATACTTGAAGAGAAAGGGATACACAAAAAAGTTTTTGCCGATATTTCCACAACTTCCCTTCCAAAAGGCTGGAATTGGGGAGTTTTGGCTGGAGTTGAAGAAGTCGCAAAGCTCCTAGAAGGACATCCAGTAAACGTTTACTCTATGCCCGAGGGGACGATCTTCCACCCATTTGAGTCGGTAATGCAAATCGAAGGATACTACAAAGAATTTGGAATTTTTGAGACTGCTTTACTCGGAATGTTAAGTCAGGCAAGTGGGATCGCAACTGCAGCATTGAGAACAAAAATCGCAGCAAAGTTTAAACCAGTGTATTCATTTGGAATAAGACACATGCATCCAGCTATAGCACCAATGATAGATCGTTCAGCTTTTATAGGTGGATGCGATGGTGTAAGCGGTGTGCTGGGGGCAGAGATGATTGGAGAAAAAGCTGTTGGAACAATGCCCCATGCATTAATCCTAACAGTTGGAGATCAGGTAAAGGCCTGGAAGTACTTCGATGAGATCATGCCCCCCGAAGTACCAAGGACGGCCCTTGTAGATACTCTCTGCGATGAGAAATTCGAAGCAGTTATGGCCGCTGAGACCCTCGGAGAGAGACTTAACGCAGTGAGACTTGACACACCAAGCTCAAGGAGAGGAAACTTCAAGCGCATAGTGGAAGAGGTAAGATGGGAGCTTGATTTAAGAGGGTATGAGCATGTGAAAATCTTCTTAAGCGGTGGCCTTGACGAGGAGAGTCTTAAAGAGCTTGCAGATGTAGCCGATGCCTTTGGTGTTGGGGGGAGTATAGCAAGTGCAAAACCAGTGGATTTTTCCCTCGATATTGTTGAGGTGGAAGGAAAGCCTCTAACAAAGAGAGGAAAGCTTAGCGGAAGAAAACAGGTGTACCGCTGTGAGAACGGGCACTATCACAGGGTTCCAGCGGAGAAAAAACTCGAAAAGTGCCCGGTTTGTGGAGCAAAAGTTGAACCTCTCTTGAAGCCTCTTATCGAAAACGGAGAAATAGTCGCGGAACTTCCAAAAGCCAAAGAAATTAGGGAATATGTGCTCGAACAGGCGAAAAAGTTTGGACTGACACTGGATTGA
- a CDS encoding 6-pyruvoyl trahydropterin synthase family protein encodes MKSRIREKFVFDAAHAIKINGELEEIHGHTFRGEIFIEGEVREGYIMDFLELRKILNDAIAPLRHKNLNRLFENPTTENIALWIAEQVKMDLPQGIRLHKIVLWEGEENGVEFEF; translated from the coding sequence ATGAAATCCAGAATTAGGGAAAAGTTTGTGTTTGATGCTGCCCATGCAATAAAGATAAATGGAGAACTTGAAGAGATTCACGGACATACTTTCAGAGGCGAAATTTTCATTGAAGGGGAAGTAAGAGAAGGATACATAATGGATTTCTTGGAGCTTAGAAAGATATTAAATGATGCTATTGCTCCGTTGAGGCATAAAAATCTAAACAGACTCTTTGAAAATCCCACAACGGAGAACATTGCTCTTTGGATCGCGGAACAAGTTAAGATGGACTTACCCCAAGGGATTAGGTTGCATAAAATTGTTCTGTGGGAAGGAGAGGAAAATGGAGTTGAATTTGAGTTTTAG